One Arachis hypogaea cultivar Tifrunner chromosome 2, arahy.Tifrunner.gnm2.J5K5, whole genome shotgun sequence genomic window, ttgaattcCGGTTAAACTCTGGTCGAACCAGTAAACTATTAAACCAGTAACCTCATCGatttattgaccggtccggttctcgcaaccttgatgACGGCATAGTAGCTGGTGAATATTATTATCGAATTTTTTTCGACAGTAAACTCAAACTGAACTAATAATTCTAAAAGTAATTATTGTCAAAATTTTCTAACGATAGATAATTAATACTGAATAACAGAAATTcgatgataaataattattgacGATATTTATATTGTTGGACTTCTAACAATTATTAttgtagtggatttttaagtAGAATCGGTCAGTAAATccaataatttttaacaaattatttataGTGAACATTGATTTTTTGGTAGTTGAGCGGTTGATAAAAGTAATGAGTATGGTGGTGATGATTGATAGTGTTCGTATGTGATGTTGGAAGTGTAATGGTATTAGGATGACAAAGGTGAAGATGAAAGTAGTGGATGCTGGTATTTGGATGTACATGTTTTGAATTTGGATGTAGAAATATTGAattttagatgattatttttgaatttttttatatgtatattttttttaaaatttgaatatgtAATTTTGGATGTGTATCTCTTTGAATTTTTTAGGTAAATTGCCATGCGATGTAATAATGTTGAAAAAATTACGGTGCCAaaatgttaggatttggttgaattagtcccacattgcttaggatagcaaatggagtgggtggcctaagttataaatatgaggctaagtttttcatttgtttttgcaccagtcggaaacactttaagcttgtatttgatttttcttttcctctatactctttgattagagagtgttgtgaggtgtaattagatatttgctttgagagagtgtgggtgtactggggtgccggtgttagagagaaagaagtctatgtgttgtaacaattttcacatagtgatattctctggttgtcatttgacaacggccgtggtttttctccggtaattggagtttccacgttaaattcttgtgttgtgattgtgtctattttatttctctgtcaaaggtgttttctcaatggggaatggtgtcttattcccaacaagtggtatcagaactTCGGTTTGGTGgaatttattcttagtatgctctgtggttgtagcctagtctgacctttcacatcagaaaagaattttgtcctgtggcttgaggttgatctttggttgctgttgttgttgctggaaggcagtgtgacattgtgagagtgcagtttggaaaaggttctggctaaggaaagacttggtatttaagtgtgtccattgtgacccacctctctttcctggggactcTTCCTAGTGCACgatctacagttgagttatactattccagtatacggttgcaacaatgtcaggatattcaagtgctgtgaagcttgaaatagagaaatttgatggaagaatcaattttggcttgtggcaaatacaagtcaaggatgtgttgatacaatcaggtttgcacaaggcgttgaagacaagaagtatcctcatggtattaccgcactgccatggataaggataagttgtggcaatcgggtccataattgcacacgggcattggttggcgttgagatgcaaggtgtgtggcggagttaggtcgatggctgaagaacttccaggaaaagccaatttggaagttgcgccatgaattttcagcaaggtttcgatctgtaccaaggcgaaatgcttggagtggtctaattccaagtgagtatactttcatggtggagtatgatagttctctgaactatgattgtcgatatagacaatggcagcaaagaattgtcggtgttgacaatggaagctgaagatgtgtgactatttcaatcaaggtggagattgttaggatttggttgaattagtcccacattgcttaggatagcaaatggagtgggtggcctaggctataaatatgaggctaagttttccatttatttttgcaccagtcggaaacactttaagcttgtatctgatttttcttttcctctgtactttttgattagagagtgttgtgaggtataattagatatttgctttgagagagtgtgggtgtactggggtgccggtgttagagagaaagaagtctatgtgttgtaacaattttcacatagtgatattctctggttgtcatttgacaacggccgtggtttttttccggtaattggagtttccacgttaaattcttgtgttgtgattgtgtctattttatttctctgtcaaaggtattttctcaatggggaatggtgtcttattgCCATGCGATGTAATAATGTTGAAAAAATTACGGTGCCAAAATCAATGTTATTGTATATAAaagttagttgattatttactgaTTTTTATTGTTCAGGATCtacaagaatcaaaataatatatattgtactAACTTATTTTTAGAGgcttgctacacatacaagtctttttggcttacaaaACGCATGTTATTCAACAACTTCATGTTTTCAAAGCGCGCTACTCATCATACATTATGaatgactcttcttcttcttcctccatgaaaataatttttttgccaaatttaaagataatggaacttcagaaatacacccaaaggattacggaaatacacccaaaggatttaagaaatacacccaaaattctttgaagtacaccttatgcatatttcagaactctttctctttctcctcctcatcttctgctgcttcttcttcttcaaaaacgattttcagagcttgatgtaaaAAAacagaaatcgagaataacgaaaaaagaaaacagagagaaaagcacgtaaatgaagaagaagaacaaaaagaggaagaagaacgtgcagcaagaagaagaagaagaagaaaaagaaggcaagaaacgaaagaaaagaagaagaagaggaagaggaagaagaacgtgcaagaagaagaagaacgaaaaagagaaagcaagaaacgaaagaaaagaagaagaagagaaagaggaagaaaaacgtgcagcaagaagaagaagaatgagaaagagaaggcaagaaacaaaagaaaagaagaagaagaggaagaggaagaagaagaaaaacgtaGACCTTGCATCGCATTTTTGGGGTTTATTCGTTAattaacttgtaaagcatacaagtccTAAtaacttgtatgcagagcttttctcaTATTTTTAAAGGACATTAAAAGTTTAATTTAAGGATTTAATCCTTAAAAGATGTAAGAAACGATAATTAGGTTTGACTTTAATTGTGAGCTATAATATATGGATATTAATATAATAGGAATACAATACGATACAAAATATACAAacacacaaaatttaaatttttataagacaTGAAaacacgatatatatatataacatgtttagataaattataatgatattttgatattttatttatattaaaatatagaataaaatattaaattgctCTCTTACATTTGGATGTAATCCTGTTTTTGGTTCTTAAAATTAAAGTATtctatttgaatctaaaaaattttatttagcttCAATATAATCCCACCGTAaaatcaaagttaaataattaatggaatGTCCTAAATAATAACAGTATAAAAACAAGATCAATAATTTGAAAAACAAGTGTAAATTCCAGAGGCACAAATTCAACCgtgagattaaaattaaataattaatggaatGTCCTATTTATCATTTTCCTTattatttaaatgaaatattttctataaagctaagaaaaatgataaataaatatattgatgcatcacggttgattttgtgcctctggagcttgtatttattctccaaattatcgatcTTGCTCTTGTACTGCTATCATGTAGGACattccattaattatttaattttgatctcATGGTGGGACTATAATAAAtcttttttgaattcaaataggaCACATTAAACCTTAAGAACAAAAATTGGATTACGCCCAAACGTAGGGaactaatttagtattttaccttaaaatataaattttttaactattttaaatatttttttaattatataaaatatttacaataattttgtattttaataaataataatatatactatttctaaactcatttctaaaacaaatgttaagaataagattagaCACGCTCATACGTAATGGTATTTAAGTGCGTGTTCGGagaagttttatttattttctattgagaCATGGTTAGACAAAAAAGATATCTAGTGTCGATGAATTTTGTGTCCAAAATATATCCAACACATAGACACAACCATTCAACTAAGTGTTCATACTTCACAAACTGCGAGACTATCTTACTTTACTTACTATTCCGACCACGCTTTCCGGTCTAATCCTATTTCTCATTGAACTAGCTCAATGCTGGAGGTCCAAAAAGAGGATGACCCAACGAAATCAGAAAAGACAAGATTGGGTTTGATTTTCTCTCAAATTTGTCGTTAATTTCTTCTGTGccaaaataaaaaaggatcctcAGATATCTAAAAAACGAGAGAATCCTCTATTAATTCTCCTATCAGCTATAAATAAGGAACATAATATCCTCTGAAAGTATGAACACaatcataattttattatttttctttaaatttttttatttaaatgtcaAAATGTCATTACAAATACCTCTTTTGATTCGTGTTCAACATTTAGCGTTAGAACTACCTATCTTAATTTCCACATCTGTTCAGATCAGTAAACGaacaattacaaaaaaaaaaaaaattatgtttgatgACCCAAAATTACTTATTGTTATACAATTCACTAGTATTTTGGTGAATATTCTCGATTCAAATACAAATTATAGAATTAcacttcaaataatttaaaatttcacaaagTACAATTATAAGGATCAACATACCATCCTAATTTAAAGAATACCTCTTaccctatttttttctttttttttttcgttttttcctcttttggtcaATCTCTCATCCTATCTATGAGTTCATTTAATCTCTATATTTTACAAAACCTTTTTAGCTTGATTCTCTAGGATGAGGCTAGTTATGTACCCTTGTCTTTGGGCCAATGAAGAGGCGATTtgtttgctcatcaaagacacaaAGCCAACTAGGAAAACCACACCAAGAAGTAAGAACTTCGTGGATGCTTGTGTTAGCCTGTTAGGAGAAGGgagtgtaaaaaaaaaataaaaaagggagaaATTAAACTTGAAacaggaaaaagaaaaaggaagaaaggaaAGTAAAGGCCAGGTGAAGGGGGGgaagttttaaaataataaaagaaaaataaataaaacaacgaAAGCGAAATGTGAGAAAGGGGAGAGTGGAAACAAAAACAAGGCTTAATTAAAAAAGCTCGCTAGAATGCCGTGATTTACCTttgctctttttttattattttttttagacaaGAATCTTTGAAAATTAAAAGGCATCACCATCAAACCTGAATtggaaaggagaaaaagaaattatattaCGATGAATAGGagggaaaaaaaaataataacaaggaAAATTATAAAGAGGGAATCGAAGAAAGGAGGCGTGCCATATTTTCTGGCGTTTCGGATGTGTGTATTATAGCGCATAAAATCTagattaaattcttaaaattttttgtaacaaaaataatattattattattatttaaattggtttaaatatgtttttattcttataattttttgccttaagttattttttattttttatttgggtctattcaaatttaaaaatcgtCTATTTCAATCTTTATCATTTCTATTTAGTGCtataatattttgttattgtattttaattttcattgttaGAATGTTTCAtagattattattaattttttttttgtattttagaaGAAATTAAAACACGCCACAAAGGTCAGAAAAATAGCAATCAACACAGTTTTTGAAGATTATGGAAAAGAACTACGTATAAACTCCTTCCAAGGCTACAGTCATTCAACAAAATCAGCATCattccaatttttatttttttgttgactAATGTATTAATCATAACATTGGCTTttcttttaacaaaattaaattaaatctccCTATTATGAATCAATAACTCtctaattttcacaaataaatcacTATTAATACAAGATACTTGCTGAAAGTCAAATTAAAGTAGCAAAAAACATCAATGGAGTAAATGATAATTTAGTATGCTTACTACGTTAACATTTCAGCTTGCGATATCAACATTTAATGGAGTAAATTAATGGTACTAATTAAAATagacaattttaatttaaatgaatCAAAGTTAAGAGAAtgtcttaaaaatattttaattttaatgtataaaaaatgTCTTAAACACGTTTGTTAAGAGAATGAAATTAAAACATTTatgattaatttatattttaattttaatgtataatatattttaaaaatattttaaaaaatcttgttactattatttttgttattttttctacTATATTAAATGAGAGACAAAGAGtccaaatttaaaacttttactaaaataaaaataatgacaattttaactaattttaaatttattaatattatacatatttaatatacAAATTGATGAATTAATAAATACTTGAATGCTATAAATACACTAGTATTGTTAATTTAAATACATTATAAATTGTACACAAAAAATATAcgtacaattatttttatataaaattaataataatttaattaaaaataaaaaaatattattagaaattattgaaagaaaaaaaaaggacgaTGGCCTATTTCCTTTTCACAATATATAAATTTTACTCTCTCTTTgccctccctccctctctctctctctctctctgtctgcACCTGCACTTTGTTTTCTCTCCTTTTGTTCTTTCGCTGTCGCACGGAACCAAACACTTCCTTGCAACCTTCACTCTCACACGCACTGACGCACTCTCTCTCTCATAACACACACAGTCACACTCAATACTCTCTCtctttgtttttcccttttaacATGACCACATTGCAAAACAATTCCTCCACCACATACCATTTCCGGTTATGAATCCCACAGCACTATCATCACACCaaccaccaccgccaccaccgccattgcagcagcaacaacaacaacaacaacaaccacaacctcTTCGCACCTGCCCCCGCCACCCTCAAGAAAAATTCACGGGCTTCTGCCCTGAATGCCTCTGTGAACGCCTCGCCGAACTCAACCCAAACAACACCAACTCCAACACTCCTCTCCCCCGCAAGCCACCTACTTCCTCCACCGCTGCCGCCGCACTTAGAGCAATCTTCCGTCCTTCCTCCACTGCCTCCGCAAAagacaacaccaccaccaccagcagcaGGCCGCCTACCTCTTCTTTCTTGCCGGAGCTCCGTCGAACGAAATCATTTTCGGCTTCCAAGAACGAAGCCTTATCCGGCGCGTTCGAGCCGCAGAGAAGATCCTGCGACGTTAGGGCTCGAAATAGCACACTCTGGAATCTCTTCACGCAAGAGGCGGAGAAGAAATCACAGCAGAACAAGGAAGCTTCAGAAGCTGAAGCAACAAATCAGGTATCAGTAGTTGAaacaaaggaagaagaagaagaaggagaagaagaagaggaggtaaAAGAAGTTGAACtagtagttgaagaagaagaaaatctcgACCGAAACGACGtggttgaggaagaagaggacgaAATTAGGGCTCTTGAGGAACCCAATGTGAATGTGATTGAAGAAGGAGTTGGGGAAAttgttgttgaagaagaagagcaagagTTGAAGGCAATGAAGGACCACATAGATCTCGATTCTTCCAATTCACAGCCAAAGAAGGATTCCAAGATCGCCGGTAGTCTCTGGTCAGCGGCTTCGGTGTTCAGCAAGAAGCTGCAGAAATGGAGACAGAAGCAGAAGATGAAGAAGCGTCGAAACGGCGTCGTTGACGGCGGTTCCGGCGACTGCGGACCCGCCGCACTTCCGGTGGAGAAGCCAATCGGACGGCAGTTCCGGGACACACAATCGGAGATCGCTGACTACGGCTTCGGCCGACGGTCCTGCGATACCGATCCAAGATTCTCCCTGGATGCGGGCCGGATGTCGTTAGACGCCGGCCGGATGTCATTCGACGATCCAAGGTACTCGTTCGACGAGCCGCGGGCTTCGTGGGACGGGTACCTTCTCGGAAGGACGGCCTTTCCGAGGGCAATGCCGACCATGCTGTCGGTGGTGGAAGATTCACCGGCGGCCGTAATTCCACCGGTGCATCCTCTGAGGACTGATACTCAAATTCCTGTTGAGGAACCGTTGAATTCGGTTAATGGGGATGATACTGTTCCTGGTGGAACTGCACAGACCAGAGAGTATTACTCTGATTCATCCTCTAGGAGGAGGAAGAGCTTTGAGAGGTCCAATTCGATGAGAAGATCATCGGTTTCTTCGCTTGTTGGGGAAATGGATGAGCTGAAATGTGGCAGCATTGCcaataattctaatcctaatgtcAATGGAAATGCTAAGGTCACCCCTGCTggtgttgattatgtcaatggccccAAATTGGCCTTCCTTGATAGGGATTTGAGCTCGAATTCGGCGAGGGATGATTGCTGTTCTGAGAGCTTTGATATTGGATTTGCGGATACTGCTTCTGTTGTAGGGAACGGCGACCGGAAGGAGCAGAAAAAGTCGCGACGGTGGGGTAAAGGGTGGAGCATTTGGGGTCTTATTCACCGGAAAGGTGGTAATGGTGGTGGGAacaaggatgatgatgatgataggtATAGTAGGGCTAATGGGGTCGAGCGATCGTACTCAGAATCATGGCAGCACCTAAGAGGGGTTCAGAATGGAGATCCAAGAAGTGCCTTCAGTGGCAGGATATTTAGGAGCAATAGCAGTGTGAGTTGGAGGAATGCACAAAGCATAGGTGGTGGATCGTTTGGCTCTGTGAGAAGGAATTGTGTTGTTCAAGgtaatggtaatggaaagaagGGTAAAGATGAATTTGTGTTGGAAAGGAATAGAAGTGCAAGGTATTCTCCTAACCATGCTGACAACAATGGCCTTTTGAGGTTCTACTTGACCCCCATGAGAGGTAGCAGAAGAAATGGGTCTGTGAAAAGTAGATCAAGCCAGGCACATTCAATTGCTAGAAGCGTTCTTCGATTGTATTGAACATTTGAAGTTCCATAAGgtgttttttcctttttaattttcccTCTTTCTTAAGTTTGATGTTAACTTTTCTGCATTTTGTTGTGTAAAACCACACATGCTTTTGGTTATGTATTCTTATGGTTAGTTGGATAAAGCACTCTTCATTTTTCCTTTAGATTGAGTAGTAGCATGCTTCTTCAATTTGGTGATTTTACTCATTTACTCTTAATAACAGGAATTTACAGTTTCAATTTTAAcctcatcttcttttcttttattgcctGAAAAAGGGTCTGAAACAAATATCTTGATTTATGGCGCTATTCAAATATGCTTTGTCTTTGGACACTATATGGTTTTCTTTTTCTGTCTTTTTATGCTGCAAAAGCTTTAGATGATTGGTGTGTAACTTTGTAAGGGCTTAAAATTTGCGAGCATTTTAAACTTGAATCCTTGGCATGTTATATATTCCTGCAAAAGTAGTGACAAAGTGGGTTCATACCACCTGGTCTTGCTGTTTGTCATAAGTTTGTAGCTTTGattacaacaaaaataaaaatagtagtgGTGGTTGAGTCTTTTCCATTTTTCCCTTGacatcaattaatcaaaactttatTCATGTGACTTACTCTACACCATGGTCCCCATAAAACATTCACTTTATCTTTATCATATATCAATATATCCATGCCCACATGAGACTATTATTATGACTAtaggaaaaataataataatactagtgATGATGGAGCTTTGATAATTTATACAGTTAAAGAGAGACATGCTGTGCTTGAAACTTCACAAATTGTTTGGAACATTTGAAACCATTATGAGAAGTTGCATTGCAGCATCTTCTTCCCTGTGATTGTTGTTGTGTGAGTGTGATTCAAGTTACCAAGAAAACAATGGACAAAGTTTTGTGGACACGAGGGAGGGGTGGTAACAGAGGTCACAGAGGAGGAACAAGACAACACAGTAAAAGAAGACATTGGGGCATAGGAATAAGAGTGCACAAGGTTGGCCCCCCCATGTTTGTTAAAGAAGAACAAAATTTGCAG contains:
- the LOC112749629 gene encoding protein OCTOPUS; its protein translation is MNPTALSSHQPPPPPPPLQQQQQQQQQPQPLRTCPRHPQEKFTGFCPECLCERLAELNPNNTNSNTPLPRKPPTSSTAAAALRAIFRPSSTASAKDNTTTTSSRPPTSSFLPELRRTKSFSASKNEALSGAFEPQRRSCDVRARNSTLWNLFTQEAEKKSQQNKEASEAEATNQVSVVETKEEEEEGEEEEEVKEVELVVEEEENLDRNDVVEEEEDEIRALEEPNVNVIEEGVGEIVVEEEEQELKAMKDHIDLDSSNSQPKKDSKIAGSLWSAASVFSKKLQKWRQKQKMKKRRNGVVDGGSGDCGPAALPVEKPIGRQFRDTQSEIADYGFGRRSCDTDPRFSLDAGRMSLDAGRMSFDDPRYSFDEPRASWDGYLLGRTAFPRAMPTMLSVVEDSPAAVIPPVHPLRTDTQIPVEEPLNSVNGDDTVPGGTAQTREYYSDSSSRRRKSFERSNSMRRSSVSSLVGEMDELKCGSIANNSNPNVNGNAKVTPAGVDYVNGPKLAFLDRDLSSNSARDDCCSESFDIGFADTASVVGNGDRKEQKKSRRWGKGWSIWGLIHRKGGNGGGNKDDDDDRYSRANGVERSYSESWQHLRGVQNGDPRSAFSGRIFRSNSSVSWRNAQSIGGGSFGSVRRNCVVQGNGNGKKGKDEFVLERNRSARYSPNHADNNGLLRFYLTPMRGSRRNGSVKSRSSQAHSIARSVLRLY